The following proteins come from a genomic window of Drosophila miranda strain MSH22 chromosome Y unlocalized genomic scaffold, D.miranda_PacBio2.1 Contig_Y5_pilon, whole genome shotgun sequence:
- the LOC117194988 gene encoding uncharacterized protein LOC117194988 isoform X3 — MADPKNEMGTQAGTAMDSESGRDSSVSPMEINISNTNCNSMIVLNDLRLLELITKYIFLYSKAAQPEQDSEYDEWAWNQISKEFNASYENLPLSAPFSADELQWRWNLLLPTMGTLSKAKGQIPFQLWSLVTEIERSLSTENLEPPRDLSMAQNFLLTQLPLVEAMTLNERRRLEVEFLDILFQHEMETHASVPLGPEEQATVKTEYDEFLRSVRVKELPISALAQLSLDGPQYKPVQPKIAHTFATHTSHAR; from the exons ATGGCTGATCCGAAAAACGAAATGGGTACCCAAGCTGGCACAGCAATGGACAGCGAAAGCGGTAGAGACTCCTCAGTCAGCCCAATGGAAATAAATATATCCAACACAAATTGCAATTCGATGATAGTTCTGAACGATTTACGTCTGCTGGAGCTGATTACCAAGTATATTTTTCTGTATAGTAAAGCAGCGCAGCCGGAACAGGACTCGGAATACGACGAGTGGGCCTGGAATCAGATTTCGAAGGAGTTTAATGCCAGCTACGAGAACTTGCCGCTGAGTGCCCCCTTCTCGGCAGACGAGCTGCAGTGGCGTTGGAACTTGCTGCTACCGACCATGGGCACCCTTTCGAAGGCGAAGGGACAAATTCCCTTTCAACTGTGGTCCCTTGTGACGGAGATCGAACGCTCGCTAAGTACAGAAAATTTGGAACCACCCAGGGACTTGAGTATGGCCCAGAACTTTCTACTCACTCAGCTGCCATTGGTGGAGGCCATGACGCTCAATGAGCGTCGGCGACTGGAAGTCGAGTTCCTCGATATCTTATTCCAACACGAA ATGGAGACACATGCGTCCGTACCACTGGGTCCCGAAGAGCAGGCCACAGTCAAGACCGAATACGATGAATTCCTCAGATCTGTTCGGGTCAAGGAGCTGCCCATATCGGCTCTGGCACAACTCTCGCTTGATGGTCCTCAGTACAAACCAGTCCAACCAAAAATCGCACACACTTTTGCCACACACACTTCGCATGCTCGATAA
- the LOC117195024 gene encoding actin-related protein 4-like isoform X2 codes for MNGGNMLYGGDEIGALVFDPGHHSLRVGYAQEDSPKAEIPSVVGIGSSPTPDTNLDPDTKTDNNVTPNRGLVRHYVLVIPPAASSSAPAPTPAPAYLFV; via the exons ATGAATGGAGGCAACATGCTATATGGCGGCGACGAAATTGGAGCCTTAGTTTTCGATCCAGGGCACCATTCGTTGCGTGTGGGCTACGCGCAAGAGGATTCGCCGAAGGCTGAGATACCCTCTGTTGTCGGCATTGGATCATCCCCAACTCCGGATACGAATCTTGATCCAGATACCAAAACTGACAACAATGTGACGCCCAACA GAGGCCTTGTCCGCCACTACGTCCTCGTTATCCCGCCTGCAGCCTCCagttcagctccagctcctactcccgctcccgcatatttgtttgtttag
- the LOC117195022 gene encoding actin-related protein 4-like isoform X1, translating to MNGGNMLYVGDEIGALVFDPGHHSLRVGYAQEDSPKAEIPSVVGIGASPTPDTNLDPDTKTDNNVTPNISFHMISHEALSATTSSLSRLQPPVQLQLLLPLPHICLFSY from the exons ATGAATGGAGGCAACATGCTATATGTCGGCGACGAAATTGGAGCCTTAGTTTTCGATCCAGGGCACCATTCGTTGCGTGTGGGCTACGCGCAAGAGGATTCGCCGAAGGCTGAGATACCCTCTGTTGTCGGCATTGGAGCATCCCCAACTCCGGATACGAATCTTGATCCAGATACCAAAACTGACAACAATGTGACGCCCAACA TATCATTTCACATGATTTCACATGAGGCCTTGTCCGCCACTACGTCCTCGTTATCCCGCCTGCAGCCTCCagttcagctccagctcctactcccgctcccgcatatttgtttgtttagttACTAG
- the LOC117195022 gene encoding actin-related protein 4-like isoform X2, whose translation MNGGNMLYVGDEIGALVFDPGHHSLRVGYAQEDSPKAEIPSVVGIGASPTPDTNLDPDTKTDNNVTPNRGLVRHYVLVIPPAASSSAPAPTPAPAYLFV comes from the exons ATGAATGGAGGCAACATGCTATATGTCGGCGACGAAATTGGAGCCTTAGTTTTCGATCCAGGGCACCATTCGTTGCGTGTGGGCTACGCGCAAGAGGATTCGCCGAAGGCTGAGATACCCTCTGTTGTCGGCATTGGAGCATCCCCAACTCCGGATACGAATCTTGATCCAGATACCAAAACTGACAACAATGTGACGCCCAACA GAGGCCTTGTCCGCCACTACGTCCTCGTTATCCCGCCTGCAGCCTCCagttcagctccagctcctactcccgctcccgcatatttgtttgtttag
- the LOC117195012 gene encoding actin-related protein 4-like isoform X1 — protein MNGGNMLYGGDEIGALVFDPGHHSLRVGYAQEDSPKAIPSVVGIGASPTPDTNLDPDTKTDNNVTPNRGLVRHYVLVIPPAASSSAPAPTPAPAYLFVKLLVYRACEANEI, from the exons ATGAATGGAGGCAACATGCTATATGGCGGCGACGAAATTGGAGCCCTAGTTTTCGATCCAGGGCACCATTCGTTGCGTGTGGGCTACGCGCAAGAGGATTCGCCGAAGGCGATACCCTCTGTTGTCGGCATTGGAGCATCCCCAACTCCGGATACGAATCTTGATCCAGATACCAAAACTGACAACAATGTGACGCCCAACA GAGGCCTTGTCCGCCACTACGTCCTCGTTATCCCGCCTGCAGCCTCCagttcagctccagctcctacTCCCGCTCCCGCATATTTGTTTGTTAAGTTACTAGTTTATCGAGCATGCGAAGCAAACGAGATATGA
- the LOC117195024 gene encoding actin-related protein 4-like isoform X3: MNGGNMLYGGDEIGALVFDPGHHSLRVGYAQEDSPKAEIPSVVGIGSSPTPDTNLDPDTKTDNNVTPNSLVRHYVLVIPPAASSSAPAPTPAPAYLFV; this comes from the exons ATGAATGGAGGCAACATGCTATATGGCGGCGACGAAATTGGAGCCTTAGTTTTCGATCCAGGGCACCATTCGTTGCGTGTGGGCTACGCGCAAGAGGATTCGCCGAAGGCTGAGATACCCTCTGTTGTCGGCATTGGATCATCCCCAACTCCGGATACGAATCTTGATCCAGATACCAAAACTGACAACAATGTGACGCCCAACA GCCTTGTCCGCCACTACGTCCTCGTTATCCCGCCTGCAGCCTCCagttcagctccagctcctactcccgctcccgcatatttgtttgtttag
- the LOC117195012 gene encoding actin-related protein 4-like isoform X3: MNGGNMLYGGDEIGALVFDPGHHSLRVGYAQEDSPKAIPSVVGIGASPTPDTNLDPDTKTDNNVTPNISFHMISHEALSATTSSLSRLQPPVQLQLLLPLPHICLLSY, encoded by the exons ATGAATGGAGGCAACATGCTATATGGCGGCGACGAAATTGGAGCCCTAGTTTTCGATCCAGGGCACCATTCGTTGCGTGTGGGCTACGCGCAAGAGGATTCGCCGAAGGCGATACCCTCTGTTGTCGGCATTGGAGCATCCCCAACTCCGGATACGAATCTTGATCCAGATACCAAAACTGACAACAATGTGACGCCCAACA TATCATTTCACATGATTTCACATGAGGCCTTGTCCGCCACTACGTCCTCGTTATCCCGCCTGCAGCCTCCagttcagctccagctcctacTCCCGCTCCCGCATATTTGTTTGTTAAGTTACTAG
- the LOC117195037 gene encoding actin-related protein 4-like isoform X2 produces the protein MNGGNMLYVGDEIGALVFDPGHHSLRVGYAQEDSPKAEIPSVVGIGASPTPDTNFDPDTKTDNNVTPNSLVRHYVLVIPPAASSSAPAPTPAPAYLFV, from the exons ATGAATGGAGGCAACATGCTATATGTCGGCGACGAAATTGGAGCCTTAGTTTTCGATCCAGGGCACCATTCGTTGCGTGTGGGCTACGCGCAAGAGGATTCGCCGAAGGCTGAGATACCCTCTGTTGTCGGCATTGGAGCATCCCCAACTCCGGATACGAATTTTGATCCAGATACCAAAACTGACAACAATGTGACGCCCAACA GCCTTGTCCGCCACTACGTCCTCGTTATCCCGCCTGCAGCCTCCagttcagctccagctcctactcccgctcccgcatatttgtttgtttag
- the LOC117194988 gene encoding uncharacterized protein LOC117194988 isoform X2: protein MGTLSKAKGQIPFQLWSLVTEIERSLSTENLEPPRDLSMAQNFLLTQLPLVEAMTLNERRRLEVEFLDILFQHEVPLGPEEQATVKTEYDEFLRSVRVKELPISALAQLSLDGPQYKPVQPKIAHTFAIPGPRPKTNLAISSVSGGQDLINVPTATVFIPIQAFTSNVVGPINRAPDVSTPLDINVIGAKKEPVECPPSVSPPLDIKTEVEVALAAIELAIEMENVRENNPEEAQEKSPEKNRTPVEKPDDATLNPNPRYIPIKSAKYYTKKLLVRVKRIDQD from the exons ATGGGCACCCTTTCGAAGGCGAAGGGACAAATTCCCTTTCAACTGTGGTCCCTTGTGACGGAGATCGAACGCTCGCTAAGTACAGAAAATTTGGAACCACCCAGGGACTTGAGTATGGCCCAGAACTTTCTACTCACTCAGCTGCCATTGGTGGAGGCCATGACGCTCAATGAGCGTCGGCGACTGGAAGTCGAGTTCCTCGATATCTTATTCCAACACGAAGTACCACTGGGTCCCGAAGAGCAGGCCACAGTCAAGACCGAATACGATGAATTCCTCAGATCTGTTCGGGTCAAGGAGCTGCCCATATCGGCTCTGGCACAACTCTCGCTTGATG GTCCTCAGTACAAACCAGTCCAACCAAAAATCGCACACACTTTTGCCATCCCAGGTCCCCGTCCCAAAACCAATCTGGCCATTAGCAGTGTGTCTGGTGGCCAGGATCTCATTAATGTCCCGACGGCGACTGTTTTCATACCGATTCAAGCTTTCACGAGCAATGTGGTTGGACCCATTAATCGCGCGCCGGACGTTTCGACACCGCTTGATATCAATGTGATTGGTGCCAAGAAGGAACCCGTTGAGTGCCCGCCGTCTGTTTCACCACCGCTGGACATTAAGACAGAGGTGGAGGTGGCCCTTGCGGCCATTGAGCTTGCCATTGAGATGGAAAATGTACGGGAAAATAACCCAGAAGAGGCACAAGAGAAATCACCGGAGAAAAACCGCACTCCCGTGGAGAAGCCCGATGATGCCACTCTAAATCCTAATCCGCGGTATATACCGATCAAGAGCGCCAAGTACTACACAAAGAAGCTACTCGTTCGGGTGAAGCGCATTGATCAGGACTAG
- the LOC117195022 gene encoding actin-related protein 4-like isoform X3 — protein MNGGNMLYVGDEIGALVFDPGHHSLRVGYAQEDSPKAEIPSVVGIGASPTPDTNLDPDTKTDNNVTPNSLVRHYVLVIPPAASSSAPAPTPAPAYLFV, from the exons ATGAATGGAGGCAACATGCTATATGTCGGCGACGAAATTGGAGCCTTAGTTTTCGATCCAGGGCACCATTCGTTGCGTGTGGGCTACGCGCAAGAGGATTCGCCGAAGGCTGAGATACCCTCTGTTGTCGGCATTGGAGCATCCCCAACTCCGGATACGAATCTTGATCCAGATACCAAAACTGACAACAATGTGACGCCCAACA GCCTTGTCCGCCACTACGTCCTCGTTATCCCGCCTGCAGCCTCCagttcagctccagctcctactcccgctcccgcatatttgtttgtttag
- the LOC117195024 gene encoding actin-related protein 4-like isoform X1, translated as MNGGNMLYGGDEIGALVFDPGHHSLRVGYAQEDSPKAEIPSVVGIGSSPTPDTNLDPDTKTDNNVTPNISFHMISHEALSATTSSLSRLQPPVQLQLLLPLPHICLFSY; from the exons ATGAATGGAGGCAACATGCTATATGGCGGCGACGAAATTGGAGCCTTAGTTTTCGATCCAGGGCACCATTCGTTGCGTGTGGGCTACGCGCAAGAGGATTCGCCGAAGGCTGAGATACCCTCTGTTGTCGGCATTGGATCATCCCCAACTCCGGATACGAATCTTGATCCAGATACCAAAACTGACAACAATGTGACGCCCAACA TATCATTTCACATGATTTCACATGAGGCCTTGTCCGCCACTACGTCCTCGTTATCCCGCCTGCAGCCTCCagttcagctccagctcctactcccgctcccgcatatttgtttgtttagttACTAG
- the LOC117195012 gene encoding actin-related protein 4-like isoform X2 codes for MNGGNMLYGGDEIGALVFDPGHHSLRVGYAQEDSPKAIPSVVGIGASPTPDTNLDPDTKTDNNVTPNSLVRHYVLVIPPAASSSAPAPTPAPAYLFVKLLVYRACEANEI; via the exons ATGAATGGAGGCAACATGCTATATGGCGGCGACGAAATTGGAGCCCTAGTTTTCGATCCAGGGCACCATTCGTTGCGTGTGGGCTACGCGCAAGAGGATTCGCCGAAGGCGATACCCTCTGTTGTCGGCATTGGAGCATCCCCAACTCCGGATACGAATCTTGATCCAGATACCAAAACTGACAACAATGTGACGCCCAACA GCCTTGTCCGCCACTACGTCCTCGTTATCCCGCCTGCAGCCTCCagttcagctccagctcctacTCCCGCTCCCGCATATTTGTTTGTTAAGTTACTAGTTTATCGAGCATGCGAAGCAAACGAGATATGA
- the LOC117195012 gene encoding actin-related protein 4-like isoform X4 yields MNGGNMLYGGDEIGALVFDPGHHSLRVGYAQEDSPKAIPSVVGIGASPTPDTNLDPDTKTDNNVTPNTSSSAPAPTPAPAYLFVKLLVYRACEANEI; encoded by the exons ATGAATGGAGGCAACATGCTATATGGCGGCGACGAAATTGGAGCCCTAGTTTTCGATCCAGGGCACCATTCGTTGCGTGTGGGCTACGCGCAAGAGGATTCGCCGAAGGCGATACCCTCTGTTGTCGGCATTGGAGCATCCCCAACTCCGGATACGAATCTTGATCCAGATACCAAAACTGACAACAATGTGACGCCCAACA CCTCCagttcagctccagctcctacTCCCGCTCCCGCATATTTGTTTGTTAAGTTACTAGTTTATCGAGCATGCGAAGCAAACGAGATATGA
- the LOC117195012 gene encoding actin-like protein 6B isoform X5 codes for MNGGNMLYGGDEIGALVFDPGHHSLRVGYAQEDSPKAIPSVVGIGASPTPDTNLDPDTKTDNNVTPNIQLQLLLPLPHICLLSY; via the exons ATGAATGGAGGCAACATGCTATATGGCGGCGACGAAATTGGAGCCCTAGTTTTCGATCCAGGGCACCATTCGTTGCGTGTGGGCTACGCGCAAGAGGATTCGCCGAAGGCGATACCCTCTGTTGTCGGCATTGGAGCATCCCCAACTCCGGATACGAATCTTGATCCAGATACCAAAACTGACAACAATGTGACGCCCAACA ttcagctccagctcctacTCCCGCTCCCGCATATTTGTTTGTTAAGTTACTAG
- the LOC117195022 gene encoding actin-like protein 6B isoform X4, producing the protein MNGGNMLYVGDEIGALVFDPGHHSLRVGYAQEDSPKAEIPSVVGIGASPTPDTNLDPDTKTDNNVTPNTSSSAPAPTPAPAYLFV; encoded by the exons ATGAATGGAGGCAACATGCTATATGTCGGCGACGAAATTGGAGCCTTAGTTTTCGATCCAGGGCACCATTCGTTGCGTGTGGGCTACGCGCAAGAGGATTCGCCGAAGGCTGAGATACCCTCTGTTGTCGGCATTGGAGCATCCCCAACTCCGGATACGAATCTTGATCCAGATACCAAAACTGACAACAATGTGACGCCCAACA CCTCCagttcagctccagctcctactcccgctcccgcatatttgtttgtttag
- the LOC117195074 gene encoding uncharacterized protein LOC117195074, with translation MADPKNEMGTEAGTAMDSESVLNDLRLLELITKYPFLYSKAAQPEQDSEYDEWAWNQISKEFNASYENLPLSAPFSADELQWRWNLLLPTMGTLSKAKGQIPFQLWSLVTEIERSLSTENLEPPRDLTSSTGSRVPRYLTQLSLDGPQYKPVQPKIAHTFAIPGPRPKTNLVISSVSGGQDLINVPTATVFIPIQAFTSNVVGPINPAPDVSTPLDINVIGAKKEPVECPPSVSPPLDIKTEVEVALAAIELAIEMENVRENNPEEAQEKSPEKNRTPVEKPDDATLNPNPRYIPIKSAKYYTKKLLVRVKRIDQDEYLVFIFRLLRMLDKLVTKQTNMRERE, from the exons ATGGCTGATCCGAAAAACGAAATGGGTACCGAAGCTGGCACAGCAATGGACAGCGAAAGCG TTCTGAACGATTTACGTCTGCTGGAGCTGATAACCAAGTATCCTTTTCTGTATAGTAAAGCAGCGCAGCCGGAACAGGACTCGGAATACGACGAGTGGGCCTGGAATCAGATTTCGAAGGAGTTTAATGCCAGCTACGAGAACTTGCCGCTGAGTGCCCCCTTCTCGGCAGACGAGCTGCAGTGGCGTTGGAACTTGCTGCTACCGACCATGGGCACCCTTTCGAAGGCGAAGGGACAAATTCCCTTTCAACTGTGGTCCCTTGTGACGGAGATCGAACGCTCGCTAAGTACAGAAAATTTGGAACCACCCAGGGACTTGA CGTCGTCGACTGGAAGTCGAGTTCCTCGATATCTCACACAACTCTCGCTTGATGGTCCTCAGTACAAACCAGTCCAACCAAAAATCGCACACACTTTTGCCATCCCAGGTCCCCGTCCCAAAACCAATCTGGTCATTAGCAGTGTGTCTGGTGGCCAGGATCTCATTAATGTCCCGACGGCGACTGTTTTCATACCGATTCAAGCTTTCACGAGCAATGTGGTTGGACCCATTAATCCCGCGCCGGACGTTTCGACACCGCTTGATATCAATGTGATTGGTGCCAAGAAGGAACCCGTTGAGTGCCCGCCGTCTGTTTCACCACCGCTGGACATTAAGACAGAGGTGGAGGTGGCCCTTGCGGCCATTGAGCTTGCCATTGAGATGGAAAATGTACGGGAAAATAACCCAGAAGAGGCACAAGAGAAATCACCGGAGAAAAACCGCACTCCCGTGGAGAAGCCCGATGATGCCACTCTAAATCCTAATCCGCGGTATATACCGATCAAGAGCGCCAAGTACTACACAAAGAAGCTACTCGTTCGGGTGAAGCGCATTGATCAGGACGAGTATTTGGTTTTCATATTTCGTTTGCTTCGCATGCTCGATAAACTAGTaactaaacaaacaaatatgcgggagcgggagtag
- the LOC117194988 gene encoding uncharacterized protein LOC117194988 isoform X1 encodes MADPKNEMGTQAGTAMDSESGRDSSVSPMEINISNTNCNSMIVLNDLRLLELITKYIFLYSKAAQPEQDSEYDEWAWNQISKEFNASYENLPLSAPFSADELQWRWNLLLPTMGTLSKAKGQIPFQLWSLVTEIERSLSTENLEPPRDLSMAQNFLLTQLPLVEAMTLNERRRLEVEFLDILFQHEVPLGPEEQATVKTEYDEFLRSVRVKELPISALAQLSLDGPQYKPVQPKIAHTFAIPGPRPKTNLAISSVSGGQDLINVPTATVFIPIQAFTSNVVGPINRAPDVSTPLDINVIGAKKEPVECPPSVSPPLDIKTEVEVALAAIELAIEMENVRENNPEEAQEKSPEKNRTPVEKPDDATLNPNPRYIPIKSAKYYTKKLLVRVKRIDQD; translated from the exons ATGGCTGATCCGAAAAACGAAATGGGTACCCAAGCTGGCACAGCAATGGACAGCGAAAGCGGTAGAGACTCCTCAGTCAGCCCAATGGAAATAAATATATCCAACACAAATTGCAATTCGATGATAGTTCTGAACGATTTACGTCTGCTGGAGCTGATTACCAAGTATATTTTTCTGTATAGTAAAGCAGCGCAGCCGGAACAGGACTCGGAATACGACGAGTGGGCCTGGAATCAGATTTCGAAGGAGTTTAATGCCAGCTACGAGAACTTGCCGCTGAGTGCCCCCTTCTCGGCAGACGAGCTGCAGTGGCGTTGGAACTTGCTGCTACCGACCATGGGCACCCTTTCGAAGGCGAAGGGACAAATTCCCTTTCAACTGTGGTCCCTTGTGACGGAGATCGAACGCTCGCTAAGTACAGAAAATTTGGAACCACCCAGGGACTTGAGTATGGCCCAGAACTTTCTACTCACTCAGCTGCCATTGGTGGAGGCCATGACGCTCAATGAGCGTCGGCGACTGGAAGTCGAGTTCCTCGATATCTTATTCCAACACGAAGTACCACTGGGTCCCGAAGAGCAGGCCACAGTCAAGACCGAATACGATGAATTCCTCAGATCTGTTCGGGTCAAGGAGCTGCCCATATCGGCTCTGGCACAACTCTCGCTTGATG GTCCTCAGTACAAACCAGTCCAACCAAAAATCGCACACACTTTTGCCATCCCAGGTCCCCGTCCCAAAACCAATCTGGCCATTAGCAGTGTGTCTGGTGGCCAGGATCTCATTAATGTCCCGACGGCGACTGTTTTCATACCGATTCAAGCTTTCACGAGCAATGTGGTTGGACCCATTAATCGCGCGCCGGACGTTTCGACACCGCTTGATATCAATGTGATTGGTGCCAAGAAGGAACCCGTTGAGTGCCCGCCGTCTGTTTCACCACCGCTGGACATTAAGACAGAGGTGGAGGTGGCCCTTGCGGCCATTGAGCTTGCCATTGAGATGGAAAATGTACGGGAAAATAACCCAGAAGAGGCACAAGAGAAATCACCGGAGAAAAACCGCACTCCCGTGGAGAAGCCCGATGATGCCACTCTAAATCCTAATCCGCGGTATATACCGATCAAGAGCGCCAAGTACTACACAAAGAAGCTACTCGTTCGGGTGAAGCGCATTGATCAGGACTAG
- the LOC117195049 gene encoding actin-related protein 4-like isoform X1, with amino-acid sequence MNGGNMLYGGDEIGALVFDPGHHSLRVGYAQEDSPKAIPSVVGIGASPTPDTNLDPDTKTDNNVTPNRGLVRHYVLVIPPAASSSAPAPTPAPAYLFV; translated from the exons ATGAATGGAGGCAACATGCTATATGGCGGCGACGAAATTGGAGCCCTAGTTTTCGATCCAGGGCACCATTCGTTGCGTGTGGGCTACGCGCAAGAGGATTCGCCGAAGGCGATACCCTCTGTTGTCGGCATTGGAGCATCCCCAACTCCGGATACGAATCTTGATCCAGATACCAAAACTGACAACAATGTGACGCCCAACA GAGGCCTTGTCCGCCACTACGTCCTCGTTATCCCGCCTGCAGCCTCCagttcagctccagctcctactcccgctcccgcatatttgtttgtttag
- the LOC117195037 gene encoding actin-like protein 6B isoform X3, which yields MNGGNMLYVGDEIGALVFDPGHHSLRVGYAQEDSPKAEIPSVVGIGASPTPDTNFDPDTKTDNNVTPNTSSSAPAPTPAPAYLFV from the exons ATGAATGGAGGCAACATGCTATATGTCGGCGACGAAATTGGAGCCTTAGTTTTCGATCCAGGGCACCATTCGTTGCGTGTGGGCTACGCGCAAGAGGATTCGCCGAAGGCTGAGATACCCTCTGTTGTCGGCATTGGAGCATCCCCAACTCCGGATACGAATTTTGATCCAGATACCAAAACTGACAACAATGTGACGCCCAACA CCTCCagttcagctccagctcctactcccgctcccgcatatttgtttgtttag
- the LOC117195024 gene encoding actin-like protein 6B isoform X5, protein MNGGNMLYGGDEIGALVFDPGHHSLRVGYAQEDSPKAEIPSVVGIGSSPTPDTNLDPDTKTDNNVTPNTSSSAPAPTPAPAYLFV, encoded by the exons ATGAATGGAGGCAACATGCTATATGGCGGCGACGAAATTGGAGCCTTAGTTTTCGATCCAGGGCACCATTCGTTGCGTGTGGGCTACGCGCAAGAGGATTCGCCGAAGGCTGAGATACCCTCTGTTGTCGGCATTGGATCATCCCCAACTCCGGATACGAATCTTGATCCAGATACCAAAACTGACAACAATGTGACGCCCAACA CCTCCagttcagctccagctcctactcccgctcccgcatatttgtttgtttag
- the LOC117195024 gene encoding actin-related protein 4-like isoform X4 encodes MNGGNMLYGGDEIGALVFDPGHHSLRVGYAQEDSPKAEIPSVVGIGSSPTPDTNLDPDTKTDNNVTPNSPLVVFRVLFRLRCFTIQKRILGN; translated from the exons ATGAATGGAGGCAACATGCTATATGGCGGCGACGAAATTGGAGCCTTAGTTTTCGATCCAGGGCACCATTCGTTGCGTGTGGGCTACGCGCAAGAGGATTCGCCGAAGGCTGAGATACCCTCTGTTGTCGGCATTGGATCATCCCCAACTCCGGATACGAATCTTGATCCAGATACCAAAACTGACAACAATGTGACGCCCAACA GCCCACTCGTCGTATTCCGAGTCCTGTTCCGGCTGCGCTGCTTTACTATACAGAAAAGGATACTTGGTAATTAG
- the LOC117195037 gene encoding actin-related protein 4-like isoform X1, translating to MNGGNMLYVGDEIGALVFDPGHHSLRVGYAQEDSPKAEIPSVVGIGASPTPDTNFDPDTKTDNNVTPNRGLVRHYVLVIPPAASSSAPAPTPAPAYLFV from the exons ATGAATGGAGGCAACATGCTATATGTCGGCGACGAAATTGGAGCCTTAGTTTTCGATCCAGGGCACCATTCGTTGCGTGTGGGCTACGCGCAAGAGGATTCGCCGAAGGCTGAGATACCCTCTGTTGTCGGCATTGGAGCATCCCCAACTCCGGATACGAATTTTGATCCAGATACCAAAACTGACAACAATGTGACGCCCAACA GAGGCCTTGTCCGCCACTACGTCCTCGTTATCCCGCCTGCAGCCTCCagttcagctccagctcctactcccgctcccgcatatttgtttgtttag